The genome window GCCCTTTCTGCTTTTGACCGCCTCCGCAACATTTCGTATTTTTTAGAAGGAAAGGCAAATTCCGACTTTGGGGGCGAACAGTTCGACATCCTTTGTGAGTCGTACCGGAAGCCAAAATGAAGCTGTCAAAACAAAACCTGTTTCCGCTTGCCGCTTTTGCATTGTTGGGACTTTTGCTGGGCCGTGCGGCTTATCCGCACACGATGAAACCCGGTGAGTACCTGATATGGGGAATCTCCAGCCAGCAGGCCGCCATCCCGGTCGGCAGTGTAATTACCGAGGCCGTCCTGACCATTCACGATATTGTACCTGTCAAAAATCCGCGGTTTTACATTCATCTCCTCGATAATCCGCTCGAGTGGGTCCAGAAGGGAAACACGGCCGAGTCCGGCAATGCCTTCCAGGGCTACGGAGTTCCGCTCAAAGGTACGGTCGTAAACGGAAAATGGGTCTGCCGGCTCAGCCAGGTCAACGACCGGGCTTCGTCGATATGGACCGTCTATAAAAACCCCTGCATCATCAAGCTGTCGAACGGTTCGAAAGTTTCGCTTTCTTCTTCGCTGCTGGAGCTGATTGACTATATCGGCAACGGCGGCGGATTCGGATTCGGCATCGACTTTGAAAGCATCTGCTCTTTTACACAAATTACGCTCGACATAACCGCCCAGACTTTTTTAGGGACTTATGAACGGCAGACTTTTTCCTTTACAATGTCGAATCTTTATTCCTATGACGAGGCACTGAAACGGTGGATTTATCTGGACGGAACCGAACCGGACGACTGGGAGCGGGATAACCCCTCTGCGGGCACCCTAACGATAAGCCGCTGTCAGGTGACGGCCGGTAGCGTCATCGGACAAGACACCATGACCGCCAGCGGAAAATTTACAGGGGCTCCCAACCTGTTCTGGGTTCCGCGAATTGAGTTGTCTGTCGTTTCTCTATTGGACGACAAAACGGTCTATACGGAATCCTGCGGGTTTACGTGGGACAAAGTCCGCAACCAGTTTACGTGGTCCCGACGGCTGACCAACAATCAGCCCGGCGGCATTACCTCCCTGCGGTTTGATTTTTCGGCACAGACGTTTTCACTCACACTGTCGCGCGTGGATTTGACCGGTCTGTCTTCTCCGATTCGGCTGAACCTGACCATCGGCAGCGTTTCCTATACGGGGGAAGTCGATGAGTCCATCATCAACGGCTCCGGGCGGATTCCCATTCGGCTGATGCGCAATTATCGGGATGAGCTCCGCATCAGCAAGGCCGCCGCCGTAAAGGGCAGAACCGCCGGCACCGACCAGCTGAGCATCACCGGGGAAATTGCGGTCGCGGATGTGGCCGGGACAGACCTGAGGGTCCTGCCGGTTACCGTCATCTGGGGGCGGCAGGTGTTTACGATTCCGCAGGGCAGCTTTCAAATCGGAAGAGGAAACGTCTATACCTGCAGCAATATCCCGGTCCCGGAAGGCGGACTGATTACCTGCCGGATTGACCTGGACAAATGCCTCTTCAGCGTGATTCTCAGAAGCGCCTCCATCGAGCTGGTTCCCGGACGGCCGGCGGATGCGAATCTGCAAATCAGGCGTGCGGCGGATTAAGGCCGCAGGGAGATGTTCCGCAAAAGCTCCAGCAGCCGAGGATTGGCCGCCCAGAGGCCGTTCAGGAGAGGATTGGGCTGATTGAACGGCCGTCGTTGTTCGTCGGCCTCCCATCGGCCGCCGGCGGCTTCCACAAGGCAGACGCCGGCCGCTACATCCCATTCATTCTTGGGCACCAGGGTAAACATTCCATCCGCCAGCCCGGCAGCCACCAGAGCCAGTTTATATGCCACGGAACCCATCGGAACAATCTCAAATCCGGCTCCCTCAAACCGTTTCCATTCTCCGCGTCTGACTTCGCTGCGGCTGGCCAAAATCCTGGCCCCTTTCAGGTCCGCTTTTTGACTGACCCGCACCGGCTGCCCGTTGAGCGTCAGCCCATACAGCCGGCTGCCCAGAAACATCTGTCCGGCCGCTGGATTGCAGATGCCCGCCGCCGTCGGGCAGCCCTCCTCCACCAGCGCAACCGAAATACACCATTCAGGAATGCCCTCGATAAACTCCCGCGTGCCGTCCAGCGGGTCCACAATCCAGACCCGTTTTTTCCCCAGCCGGCTTAAGTCGTCGGCGGTTTCTTCGGAAAGCCACCCTTCCGACGGCCCCAGCAGGGCCTCTTTTAAGACCTTATCCAGCAACAGGTCGGCTTGCGTGACGGGGTCGCCGCCGGCCTTCTTTTCCGAAGCGATTCGCCCGGGCGTAAAACGCGCCGCTGCTTCCCGGGCGGCCAGCAGGGCCCGTTCAATCCGCTGCAAATCAGCATCCATCGGCCGCCCTTCCCTTTGCTCACACACTGAAGATAATCCCCTTCTGCTGCAGGAGCCGCTTGACCTGAGCGGCGGCCTCGTCCGGATTATCCGGATTGTCAATCTGCAAATCGGCCTGAATATCGGTCATATCCGGACCGAGCCAGACCACCTCAATCAAATCACTGTCCACGGCGGCCCGAATAATCTCCAAATCACTCTGCGTCAGGCCGATCGCTGTGACAATCAGAATCATTCCGGCATCGAGCATCAGGTTGGCCACCTCGCCGAGCCGCCGCAGGTGTTCCGGACGATGAGACGTATCCGGGCCGGGCGTCTTGATGTCGGCATCGACCCCATAGAGTACATTGGCGATTCCCATAAAGTACACCAGTTTGCCTTCGGCAAACAGTTTTCGTTCGAGAGCCCGAGCCAGGGTTTTTTTGCCGACATTTTTGCGGCCGGTAATCAAAACCAAAGCGGCCTTCTGGCTGTAGCGTTCCCAGCGCTGTTCGCGGCTGAGGGTGCTCATCGCCCACTTGAGGTTTCGCTGCATCACGCGCTGGCGAAGCGGTTCTTCGGCATCCGGCAGGACTTTGCGAATCAGTCCGCCGCCGCGAATTTCATACTCATCGACAATCACAAAGCGGCTGAGGGTGGGGAATCGGTCGGACAAATCAAACGCAATCGCCCGCGCCGTCTGCAGAATACAGTCCGCTACATCGTGGTATCCGACAAAATCCTGCCCGCTTTTCATCCGCAAATCGGAGGCATCCATTACGGAAAGAACTGCTTCAACACGCATCGGCTGTTTGGCCGTGCCGACCTTGAGCAGATAGTCTTTCCCTGTTCGCAGCGGCTCCTTGCCCATCCAGAACAGATGAACCTGAAAGCGCCGTCCGATTTCGGGAGCCGGTTCGCCGGCGCGGGCGGCGATTTGACCGCGCGTCAGATAAATCTGCTCTTCGAGCGTAAAGGCGGCGGCCTGACCGGCTTCATAGACCTGCGGAGGCGGCGAACCGAATCGTTCGAGCGTCTTGACACGGCTCTTTTTGCCGGACGGATAAAAAATCAGCTCATCGCCGGTGCGAACGGCACCGGTTTCCACGGTTCCGACGACGATGCGGCGCTGATCGCCGGCCGATGTAAATTTGTACACATCCTGCACGGGCATTCGGAACGGTTTATCAACCGGCAGCGGCTCTTTGATAAAGGCGTCGAGGGCCTCCAGCACCGTCGGCCCATCATACCAGGCCATCCGCTCGCTGCGGCGGGCGATATTGTCTCCGGCCATTCCGCTGACCGGAATGAAAGACGCCGACAGACCGATTTCCTGCAGAAAGTGTTTGTACTCGTCTGCAATCTTTTCGAAAGCATCGCGGCTCCATCCGGCCAAATCCATTTTGTTAACCAGAACGGCGATTTGATGAACGCCGAGCATAGACAGCATATAGCCGTGCCGACGGGAATTTTCCCGAACGCCTTCGGCGGCATCAATCACCAGCAGAGCCGCCTCCGCATGCGAAGCCCCGGTCACCATATTTCGCAGGAACTCGATATGCCCCGGTGCATCGAGAATCAAATAGTGCCGTTTGGCGGATTTGAAGAAGATGCGGGCGGAATCAATGGTAATCCCCTGCGCCTGTTCGTCCTTGAGCGCATCCAGCAGAAAGGCGTATTCAAAAGGCCGGCTGGTCCGACGGCACAGCTCCTGAATCTGTTCCAGTTTGCCCTTCGGCAGAGAATCCGTATCCGCCAGAAGACGTCCGATGACGGTGCTCTTGCCGTGGTCCACATGGCCGGCTACGACGATATTCATTTTTTCATCGGCTGCAGGATTCATCCGTCTGCTCTTCTCCTTTTACATATATCCTTCCCGGCGGAGGGTTTCCAGTCCGCCGCCGTCTTCGGCATCCTGTGCACGCCCGCTGCGTTCCGCAATGTTCTTCAGCTGTCCGCTGCGCAGCTCTTCAATAATCTCCCTCGGATTCTTCGCTGTGGAATTGATAGGAAACGTGCACGGCCAGCAACCGAGCGAGCGATACCGCTTGCCGTTTCCCTGGTCATAGTACAGGGAAACCGTCGGAATCTTTTCCCGCTCGATGTATTCCCAGATGTTCAGTTCCGTCCAGTCCAGCAGCGGATGAATCCGCACATGGGTGCCGGGGGCGAAATCCGTTTTGTACTGGTTCCAGAACTCCGGCGGCTGGTCGGCAATGTCCCATTCGCTTAAGCGGTCGCGTTTGGAAAAATAGCGTTCTTTAGAGCGGGAGCCCTCCTCATCAGCCCGCAAACCCACAATAACACCGGTGAACGGCTCCCGATTGGGGTCCACTTCATAGCGGTCCGCAGAATGATTGAACCGATACCGGGGCCAGGCGCCGCTGAGCGTATTCTTAAGCGCTTCTGTTTTCAGGAGTTTACAGCAGCGGAGCCGGTCCACCTTGCCGTCCGGGAAGGTCTCTTTTCTTTCAAGGGCCTCCGTGTTGATGCCGTAAATCATATCCAGATGCCACTGGCGGGTCAGACGGTCGCGGTACTCAATCATCTCCGGAATCTTAAAGCTGGTGTCGATATGGACTAACGGAAACGGAACATGTCCCAGAAAGGCCTTGCGGGCCAGCCAAAGCAGAACGGTGCTGTCCTTGCCGACAGACCAGAGCATACACAAACTCTTGAAGTTGGCGTAGGCCTCCCGGAGGATGTGAATGCTGAGGTTTTCGAGTTGGTCGAGATGGTCAGCCATAGACTCTCACAGGTACGGTTTGATGTAAGCCATTATTTGGTCGACACATACATCTATCGGATTGTGTTCGGTATCGATGACGAGTTCCGGATTCTGGGGTTCTTCATAAGGGTCATCCAAGCCGGTGAATTGCTGAATCTGTCCGGCTTGGGCTTTTTGGTATAAACCCTTGACATCGCGGCGTTTGCATTCGTCCAGCGAGGCCTTTACATACACTTCGATGAAATGCTTGCACATCCGACGGACGAAATCTCGGGAATCTCGGTAAGGGGAGATAAAGGAGGCAATGACGATAACGCCGTGGTGTTCGAGCCGGCTGGCGACCCAGCCGACTCGACGGATGTGTTCATCGCGGGATTTTCGGTCAAACCCTGTGTTGGGGAAGAGACTGCGGAGGGTGTCGCCGTCCAGACGTTCGACTTTTCGCCCCTGAGCCGTGAGAATTTGGGCAATCCGGTCGGCCAAGGTAGTCTTGCCGGAACCGCTCAGACCGGTCAGCCAGAGGACAAAAGCCGGTTTTTCAGGCTGCAAAGGCATCTGTATTGGTTCTTCCTCCACAGTATCCCGTTTTCGCATAACTCTGCCGCACGGCAGAAAATCGGAATAAAAGTACCATATTTGCCCGAAACAGACAACCTTTGTGCGGCGTAATTGCAAATAAGTTTTGAAACAAGGGAGACTTTCCGGTAGAGTAGAGTCGTTTACAAAGGACTTTTACACAGAGGAGTGAACAAGATGTCTATCTATGAATTTGCAATCCGGATGGAAGAAGATGGGGCGGCATATTATCGGGAATTGGCTGGGAAATCTCCGAATCCAGCGGTGCAGAGTGTTCTTAGGATGCTGGCGGAGGAGGAAGACAAGCATGCGCAGGCCGTTCGAGCGATGGCGGCTGAGGAGCCGGAGGAGCCGATTGGGGCGGATGTGCTGAAAAACGCGCGGACGATTTTTCGACAGATGCGGGACAAGGGCGAGCCGTTTGTGACGGAAACGGAGCAGATTCACTTGTATCACAAGGCGCTGGAGATTGAGGAGAAGAGCCGGGCGTTTTATCTGGCGCGGGCGGCGGAAATGAAACAGGCGCGGGCCAGGCAGCTTTTTGAGCGGCTGGCGGCGGAAGAACAAAAGCACGCCGAGCTGCTGGAGAATGTGATTGAGCTGGTCTCACGGCCGAAACAGTGGCTGGAGAATGCAGAGTTCTTTCATCAGGAGGAGTATTGACCGAAGAGTTTGCAGAGCACATTTTTGCTCACCGCAGATTTCACAGCTCAAGGCAAAACAAAGAACCACAGATTGCGCGGATTTCACAGATTTGGATTTTGGTTCAAACAAAAATAGATGCAGATTTTTGACTGCATAGAGCACAATTCTTTATTCGCAAAGCAGC of Anaerohalosphaeraceae bacterium contains these proteins:
- a CDS encoding 3'(2'),5'-bisphosphate nucleotidase CysQ; the encoded protein is MDADLQRIERALLAAREAAARFTPGRIASEKKAGGDPVTQADLLLDKVLKEALLGPSEGWLSEETADDLSRLGKKRVWIVDPLDGTREFIEGIPEWCISVALVEEGCPTAAGICNPAAGQMFLGSRLYGLTLNGQPVRVSQKADLKGARILASRSEVRRGEWKRFEGAGFEIVPMGSVAYKLALVAAGLADGMFTLVPKNEWDVAAGVCLVEAAGGRWEADEQRRPFNQPNPLLNGLWAANPRLLELLRNISLRP
- a CDS encoding GTP-binding protein, with product MNPAADEKMNIVVAGHVDHGKSTVIGRLLADTDSLPKGKLEQIQELCRRTSRPFEYAFLLDALKDEQAQGITIDSARIFFKSAKRHYLILDAPGHIEFLRNMVTGASHAEAALLVIDAAEGVRENSRRHGYMLSMLGVHQIAVLVNKMDLAGWSRDAFEKIADEYKHFLQEIGLSASFIPVSGMAGDNIARRSERMAWYDGPTVLEALDAFIKEPLPVDKPFRMPVQDVYKFTSAGDQRRIVVGTVETGAVRTGDELIFYPSGKKSRVKTLERFGSPPPQVYEAGQAAAFTLEEQIYLTRGQIAARAGEPAPEIGRRFQVHLFWMGKEPLRTGKDYLLKVGTAKQPMRVEAVLSVMDASDLRMKSGQDFVGYHDVADCILQTARAIAFDLSDRFPTLSRFVIVDEYEIRGGGLIRKVLPDAEEPLRQRVMQRNLKWAMSTLSREQRWERYSQKAALVLITGRKNVGKKTLARALERKLFAEGKLVYFMGIANVLYGVDADIKTPGPDTSHRPEHLRRLGEVANLMLDAGMILIVTAIGLTQSDLEIIRAAVDSDLIEVVWLGPDMTDIQADLQIDNPDNPDEAAAQVKRLLQQKGIIFSV
- the cysD gene encoding sulfate adenylyltransferase subunit CysD, with amino-acid sequence MADHLDQLENLSIHILREAYANFKSLCMLWSVGKDSTVLLWLARKAFLGHVPFPLVHIDTSFKIPEMIEYRDRLTRQWHLDMIYGINTEALERKETFPDGKVDRLRCCKLLKTEALKNTLSGAWPRYRFNHSADRYEVDPNREPFTGVIVGLRADEEGSRSKERYFSKRDRLSEWDIADQPPEFWNQYKTDFAPGTHVRIHPLLDWTELNIWEYIEREKIPTVSLYYDQGNGKRYRSLGCWPCTFPINSTAKNPREIIEELRSGQLKNIAERSGRAQDAEDGGGLETLRREGYM
- the cysC gene encoding adenylyl-sulfate kinase translates to MPLQPEKPAFVLWLTGLSGSGKTTLADRIAQILTAQGRKVERLDGDTLRSLFPNTGFDRKSRDEHIRRVGWVASRLEHHGVIVIASFISPYRDSRDFVRRMCKHFIEVYVKASLDECKRRDVKGLYQKAQAGQIQQFTGLDDPYEEPQNPELVIDTEHNPIDVCVDQIMAYIKPYL
- a CDS encoding ferritin family protein, whose translation is MSIYEFAIRMEEDGAAYYRELAGKSPNPAVQSVLRMLAEEEDKHAQAVRAMAAEEPEEPIGADVLKNARTIFRQMRDKGEPFVTETEQIHLYHKALEIEEKSRAFYLARAAEMKQARARQLFERLAAEEQKHAELLENVIELVSRPKQWLENAEFFHQEEY